One Ictalurus furcatus strain D&B chromosome 7, Billie_1.0, whole genome shotgun sequence genomic window, AATTGTTACTCTggatacatttacagtatttagcatacgcccttatccagagcaatttacactgatctcatttatacagctgagcacgTGAGGTTTAAGGGTGTGGCAGCGTGGCAggactgggatttgaactcatgaccttctgagcagaaCGCAGACAtcttaaccattgagctaccCCTTCCCTtggatgctagctagctagtacgACCGCAGACAAACCAAGGAAATCCAATTACTTAGCATTCATTTCATACCAATGCTGTGGACCTGatatgaatgtttcatgctcACTGCCGCCTCTGGCCTTAGTCACGCTAGTTACCGAAATTTCGTAATGTTCGTAAATGGCAGCTCCTATTGTTTTCACACCACACGTAGGCACATCATGACCGCCGTGATCCGTAAACCTTTTCGGCAAACGATGATAACGTGTTCTTTTTGTGTAGCTGTTccaggcgccccctggtggtctGAGACCCTACTCGTCCTGCATCTAGGAAGAAACGGCCGTGCTGGTATTAAACTTAGCCCTGAATCTCAGAAGTGGATAATACAAACCTTTCACTTTTGTTCGCACCACGTTACTGAACATTTTTGGAAGCAGTACATGTCTAGGCATACGTCTAGACCGATATTTTACTATTCAAACGCGGTTCAATTAGTTTACATTTACTGCATGTGGCAgtcgcccttatccagagtgacgcACGACcaagcagctgagggttaagggccttgctcaagggccccagcagtggcagcttggtagcgCAGGGATTTGACCTCACAACCTCCGATGTCTTAACCAGCTACCACTACCCAGATTTGAAAAACTCCGGCAAGGACGACGCATGATACCAACACTGGCGTCCTCACACTAACTAAGAGACTCTCTCAACATAACACACTAAAGATTAGATATCAGGAACACATATCAGATCTGATCTGAGGTCGGAATACACCTGATATGTGAACCGTGGGATATTTCTGTACAgtaactcacaaccttctgctCACTAGGGACCAGTATTTCCTCAGTCCACCTCGTCTGACATATCTCATCAGTTAATAATCAGGTTgaactctttttaccagaggccaaaaaatggGACTTCCACCTGTTTTGGTTGTGTCCGTGTTCAGcagtgaatttatttgtgatgtcacgcTCCACAGTAGcagttaatggctcatatgaaagttgattttttttaataagtatttctttttatcTAGCCTACaaggtttttaaatgttataattgtaTTGTGGCAGCTGTATCCGGTCatttactattaaaaaaaaaaaaaaaaagctttagttttatttctgtaccaatgttattgtgaaGAAGTGTATactgtttgcccagcagggggctcacaatTCCCTTCCTGTCGCAATTTCCCCATCTCCCACCTCCTATCTCCGAGTCaagatactctacacacagaaacccaacagtgtcctgactaatcttccAACAGACTCGCAGCGATAacatcattcatttgtttatactgtcCGATAAGTCCCGCTGGTGGACTGGAACGCCAGTGAGAAAGCGTTAATGTGGAAAATTCGtaaagtgaataaaatgttGGTCGTTTCGATGCTCTGATCTTAATTCCACACCAAAAGCAGCTCGTATAATTGCAGAACAATGGCCGAAGCACGTAAAATTGCACGTATTTTCTCCCCAACAGACATAATGATAATAGTCATATGAGGACGGGAGtactttcatttctttactttACAAACCGCGCTTGTTACTGTTACATCCTTTTCGGGGAATTAATTCGAGTGGATGGTCCGAGTGTAAAATTTATTCTGTTAAGAAACCGGAAGCTGGAAAGGTTAACGAGTTATATACAGCATATATCAGACGAAAGGTGAGggttattgcatcataaaatataagagccaATCATGTTCCAATATGCAAATACCAGCTGCTGACATATGCTGTGTTCATCTACAGCTCGCAACTCAGAATTTCCAACCTCCGACTGCAACGTCCCCTCAACTTGGAATACTTGGAACGTCAAGTATTCCAAGGGGGATGGAACATGAAGCGcgttctcatttgcatattcgtCAAACCGGGATGTTTCCGTGCTTCTGTTCCGTTTACTGAACAcctttttgttattatttactaGGGAAAATAAACGTGTGGTCTTCAAAACCAGCTTTACGTGACTTTAGGTTGGAGCTGTAATAATGCCGATGCTGTAAGAGAGGTATTGGCTGTAATCGCCGGTCCGAGCGGGTCGGGACACACAGAGAGCTTCGGAGAGCCGAGCACGCTTTAAAGAGCGACCTGATAATGGAAATGTCTCGGCAGGTTAATGCGTCTCGCGCGCGGTGTCGAGGGCCACGACGAGGCGGATAACCGCATTAAATCAGCGTCGAAAAGGGAGGCGGCGGACGCTGGAGTGTCTCCGAGCGAGGAGTCGAAAGAACCAAATCGATTATAAGAAGGGCAAAAGTTATGAAGAGTCAGAAGTCACGTGATCTGAGGTCCATGCTGAGATGGAATCATTTCTAAACAGTTAAGCGAGGAATACAACGCTCGGTGTGATTATATTCAGTAAAGGCTTCATGAATCGTCTCGCTGTTACTGCAAAACGTTTACATGAACGTGTATACCACAGTTCAGTGTTGGTCAATTTGTATGAagtactgtttctatagtaacaaagtaCACTGAGACTTCTACCGAGGGGCTCGTGCCTACAGACAAATCCTAGCTGATTTCATTCAGTATAACCACACAGTTGTGAGTTCGGTATTGCTTTCATACAAAAAAACTCTATAAAGTTTAAAGTTtaagtataattttttattttttttttaaggtatgGTATGTAGTTCAATAAAAAATCTGGTAAAAGAGTGAAAAAACACCTTTaacactgttataggaaaaataatccATGAAAGTGTTGCGTAATATCGTTACCACCTCGTTGTTGATGATTTAACCGTAACCAGTCCCTTCAGGATGAACGCGAAATCAAGCGAACACCGCggtattcggaggagctcgcaaGTGTTTTAAATTACCGCGGATTTGGACCGAGACGTCGTCGCAACACGCGTTCGGCCAAAGCGCCGTTCAATTCACGTGTGTCGGACGTGAATACAGCgaaaagctctcatttaccaacaaacatcacacaaacatcagccagttcaagtagttttccacaaaaaaaaaactaattttgtaAAAAGCCGCaggaaaatcaagcatttttggccacaacaatcacaaaaaaaaaaaaacctcctcgAAATCGTGTTCGGACTGACTAACAGCACAGCTTGACGTGTTTTATTTCGTATGTGTTTAGGAAAATAAAGAACGCCCGATCGTCAGACTGAAACCACGTCCTTCGATGTGATATGATGAAGGAGTTACGATGTTAGGAATTTATATTtacaacaatttttatttagaaCTCACCGAACagtgttttattgttgtgttttttttttatttacataatgtgTTTCTAGATTTCACACGGAACTTTAAgcatttgtgttattattattattattattattattattttaatttagtcTAATTTCTGTGGAACCAACACGTCAAGAAAATTGGTAAttcaatacattaaaaaaatgtctaatctgcaaaacaagtttaGGAAGCTTTATGGCGCTTTTCCACCACACGGTACGACTCGACTCGACACTGCTCGCTTTTTGGAGGTTTTCCACTGTGGATCGTACCTGGTGttacctggtactttttttagtaccacctcgtTCGAGGTTCCGAGCGAGCCGAGCCGATACTAAAGTGCATTGAAATGCTCATTCCCACTGAGACAGGAaatcagggcgggacatattgagtggctcctccacctttttaaatagccaatagcatttaGCTTTCCTCACAGTGCGGTAACTTACAactgttgggggcgggacattTCAGAtcctagagagcatttgattggacaggaaATATGATGAGTGCAGAATGAGGTCATCGAAGTGGTTGATCGGTATCCACGGTAGAGAGAGACGGTACATTTTTAACGCATATATCATCTAAAATGCGAATTGTACTCTTGGTTCTGGAGCGCACTAACTTATAAACAACCTTAATGCggacatattcatactaaaagccacaaaacctCTATTTGGATTTAAAGCATACTAACGGACGGATGAGTTTAAACCGTGAGACGTTGGACaatttgcatacatttgcataGATTTACACTGAACCAATAGTAAGGCGTtgaaaagagtgtgtgtatatatattcgcTGGCTCCGCCCctcgccagcagatggcagtAACGAGCTTCCGGGTTTGTTTTCAGTTGAAACgcgtggaagaaaaaaaaataaagaggcgAGTTTACAACTGTTTACAAACTTGAACTGCACAAGGTGAGTGgggattttgtttaaaatgcgGTTTCGTTGCCATGACAGCACTACAGTAACCATTGTAGTgtttaaaagtgctgtttttTCCGTAAAAGAGACGAgcggaagaaagaaaaacgccATTTTAGTTGTTTCACTAAAAGCTCGCGCTTCACCGAATGCCTTCAGAACTGCATTTAAGCTATTATTTTGAACAATTTAATGTCTTAATGTCGTTTAATGTCCACTAATCAATGCAACTTTAAATCAAGAAAGCACGCAAAACAAAATATTGTTGTGGTGcagcgtatttatttatttatttatttttttaaacactgtagcacagtatattgttttattctatatatttatttgttttttgtttgtttgtttgtttgtttgtaaacaaaGCCTGTCAGGAATTACAAGACCTTCCTTATCATTTTCCAAGGTTCCCATAAATCCGAGTGCAAACCAAATCCGTTTATAACCTGCAGAAACGCACGTAGATCCGGGCTGTGTTCCAAACCGCTTCCTACAggacatgtagtgcactacactGAGGGGCAGAATGAACCCCTAGGTCACACCCTGTATAAACATTGCACGCTCACGTTTTTGGACATGCACAGCCATGCCGAGATTCGTGTTGTCCCCTGGCCTAACACTAAAACAGGAGGGTCACACTCgtgccctatgtagtgcactttccagctatttgggattcagcctaaTCCCTGCACTAACAGTGTGTTCTATAGTAGTGGAGCTCACAGAAAATGAGATGTGAATCAACACCACAGGGTTTTTAGTAGTGTCTGTAAACCACTCACAGAAGGTGGAGCCATAATGTAGCTTTTATTAAGATAATTAAGGCAAGAATCTCTCGCTCAGGTGTAAAAGGTGACTTATTTGTTTGAGATATACATCTGCCTGTTAGCTCATTGTGTATTctagtgagagagaaggagagagagggatctTTAGGGTAATAACCGGTGTTGCCAAAGCTCAAAAATTCACTAAAAGGTTGCCAGATGATGTCGTAGACCAAAATAAGTGTGTTTAATCGTGGATATTGTGCGGTCTTCTGTGAGAAGATactttacagctgctataacgcaagtgataacaggaacgaacttgtttcatgtgtgcaactataaacggataaaaagtatgatgtgttgttcttttaataattgctgaaaaaaagaaagaatttttggcgaattgctgtggtgtaagaggaatggTACACTTCTGTTATATGAAACGACTCAGCTTTTGagttgtaacagtaactccgcttcatcccGCCTTTTCGTTCCCAGGCGTGTCCCGCAGAACCGGTCCGAGATGCTGATCCGGCAGCTGACGCGGAGGCTCCTGCTCCCTCAGGTGGATTGTGGGAATCGGATCACAGTCCTGAGGGCGCTGAGTGTCGAACCCCAGCCGAAGTCAGGTACGCCACGGATACACCGTCAGCTCTGAGTCAtgtggaataaataaaaaaatccccaCGGTGCTGCATGGGGATATTTGTGTAGCATGTATCTAACGAGTGTAGGGACGTTTCTGCTTAAAGGAGCTGTAAGTAACGTTTAGCGCACCCTGCTGAAACTATACTCACACCAGCGGTGTTGAGAAGTCGAGCAGGTCTTGATCTGGAAAAGGGGCGGGGCTCATTTCGGATCCGCAAAAGTGTCGACGGAAGCCTGAAGTTGAGTGGAACATTGAATCGTGTCATTTTTCGGTAGCGACGGATGCTTTTAAAACACTGCTCCGTGAAACTTCGAAACATTTATGAATCCTTTGTTTCGAATCAGTGGTTCGGCGCGCGTATCAAACTGGCCAAGTCACGTGATTCCGGTAAACGAGGCTCTGTTACGTCATTACTGTTTTTCGAAACGTTTAGAAATTTCCACGGTTCACCTCTAGGGGGGTGTTGGTCTCCAGGTGAACCAACGAACCAGTGTTTAATAGCCTATGTAATTTGAACTGTTCGCCGGTCAGTTTTATGATGTAGGTTTATATAAAACTGGAACGATTCAATAGTGTTTGGACTGATGCACGGTCAGTGCTCGCCTCAGGATGCCTTGTTAATCATCTGACGTGAAATCCCACcaaattaatgatttaaaaagtaaagaaGACACATCCAGATGTTGTGGGATATTATGTAGGCGAGAGAGAATTTGGAcagttttttgcattttattaatCCTCATTTTTCATGACCGAAATAACCTATAGTTATTCACAATGAGGAGCCTACAGGTTACAAAATCAAGCTCATGTAGCTGTCCGATGTTAAAGCGCAccttttatggatttgaaacgtgtCTAATTCTGTCGtaaaggtctcatacagtagatttacacgcatccgaggtcaaaaaacactttaacgtgctcataatttaaactgcagcgttacgttttttccctcagtgtcacaaacgactcgttcgatgatccgttctaaaggattcattctaaactcctcctttcagagagcatactctgctctgattggtcagacctcccagtctgttgtgatcggtctaccgctgtcagcaagcagccgatgaagacgagaggcggggctttttgttacaaacctacataggttagtaaagtctggaatcactaacgactcgattcagctgttcagaatcggttccttctttcgggagtcgataactccgttcgtcatgcgctttgatttttgaaacttcgCAGATGTTTTtacgttcacaaacagctacgtatagaACGCACTACACGAAAGGTAACGTTTGcaaaaacataataggtgcactttaaaaactcaacacatttaaaaaaacaaacaaaaacgcacacaacaataaaaaaaaagcccccaCTAATTTATAAATGACACTTACAGCGATGTAGACAgggacacttcacccaggatTCGAACCCAAGGCATGCCAATCGTGAGCACTATCgtctccctcacacacttcctTGTTTGATGCAAACATTCGTCAACGCTTGTCTGAATCGTTGTCAAGTGACCACTAGGTGTCACCGTGGAGACGGGTGTCGGATTGTTTCGTAGCTTTGACGACACAATACGGTACGTTTCAGTGCTCCGCGAAGCCTTGCTCTGCCCACCACAACTCCTCGATGTGATTTTGTGCCGACCGATGCGTGTTTTTCTCTCCAGAACAGTGGACTGTATAGTCAGCAGTATATATTACCTGTATGGGGATTGATCTAAAGTTAATGCGTGTATATACGCAGTATAACTCCTTTCAAAGGTAAGAAGTGCCGCTGTGTTTACCACTCGTGCCGTGAGCGGCCGCGTCGAGTTGACGTCACTCGTCGAGCTCGGGGGTTGAGGAGACCGTCTCGTGTTTACGAGTAGGAATTCCGCTTCCTAGTCGGAGGTCTGAATTTTTGAGTTAGTTTGAGTTTTATCTAGCTTTGGCTCCGCCCACAGGTCGTCTGCATGTGACGTGTGATGACGCTGGGCAATATAATGATGGCCTGAAATACATTTGAGTATTTTGAGtaaaatacatttgcatatatttttgaaataaataaatgttaatgtttttttgtttaagctccacccacaaACAATCAGGCCTAATCAAATCCCAGAGACTTCCTGTTATGCACTCTAAATGGAGTATAACATTAATGTCTCTGTATAGTAGAAGTGAAGAAAGCATCCACCGCACAGCGATTTtctatatatgcatgtatgtatatgtatagtgATTTTTGCAGGTAATCTTCTGCATGTTTAACGTTCGCCTTTGACCCCTGACGTTATCGGACTGAACGTTACAGATTTATCAGAGTTCCGCGAGGTTTTCTCCAAGGCTAAGCACATCGCCATCATCACCGGCGCCGGAGTGAGCGCCGAGAGCGGGCTGCCCACCTTCAGAGCGGCCAGCGGACACTGGAGGAAGTGGAAGACCCAGGCGAGTGTACACGCAATCGTTCTCATTATCCATTTTAACCTCCGTGGAACACACGTGAGACAAGATTCCACCTGTTCGCTGTTGTTCCttcatcagcctctctctctctctccccctgttctctctctgaaacgtgaaataaacgtctccttgcagaaaacctcaccacatCGTGAATTTACACACGTTTTTTAAACGAGCTCACGATTAACCTCGGATCACGCAGAGCATCCGCCACGCCGCGCACACTGTTACCGTAGCAGCGATGACGCTGTTAGAAGGAGCGCGTTAATGTAAACTCGTGATTTGGAGCCACGTTCCTatgatagaaaattaatcagccaACCAGAATCGAGAATTTTAGGctgtaaatattggcacccagtATTTGGCTTAATAGGTTTATTTAAAGGGGggggaaatgaatgaattaatttaagCGTTAATTAAAACGtactttgttttattaatgtagatggttttaatgataatgaatgCAGCAAGTTGTGTTAGTTACTTAATTCGAGTCATTAGAGTGTTCGGGTCAAGCTTAAAACACAAAGCTGtttaattttcttaatttaaatattaatgttatattattgttggtaggcttgagtattattattattattattattattattattattattattattattattacaccctCACCCGTCACCTCACCATCTCCTTCCTCTCACGTCTTCGCTGTTTTGTAGGATCTGGCAACCCCACAGGCGTTTTCCCGCAACTCGTCGCGCGTGTGGGAGTTTTATCAATACTGGAGGGAGTTAGCGCTGAAGGCTAAACCCAGCGCTGCGCACGTGGCCATAGCCGAGTGCGAGGCCCGTCTCAGACAGCAGGGCCGCACCGTGGTGGTCATCACGCAGAACACGGACGAGCTGCACCGCCGAGCCGGCAGCAAACACATCCTCGAGGTCCATGGTGAGCGtcataataaatacacacccACACGTGGTGCTGATGCGGTGCTGACTCGTCACATGCTGCTTTTACGTTAACTTGACTCAAGCTTGTGTTCTCTACCCAGtttgttcagaaggtgttgagtgtgtgtgtgtgtgtgtgtgtgttttacaggaaGTCTGTTCAGGACCCGGTGTCTGAGCTGCGGAGACGTGGACGTGAATCATCACAGCCCCATCTGTACTGCGCTGGAGGgtaaagggtaaaaataacgaGCCCCGCTCATCCCTCCTGCTTACTGCACTCAGCTGTTGCACTAGTTTAGATCAGGGATGTCCAATCTCTCACCCCCCCCAAATCGGGTGCAGATTAGACCACCTCAAAATACACGAGAGAGGGACGGACCGTCACCAAAATATCATTGTAGTGAGTTTAATTTTAGTGGAATACCTGCAGCAGGGTATCCCCCTGACTTCCGTAGCTGTACGACTCAAGATATTCATCAACTACTTCTTCTTTCCAGCTCTTTTGAAATCGTTGCTTTTCACAGTGCGTCTCAGTCAGCCCCCTAGGTGACGAATCGGTGTATGGCGTACACGAGTTGTGGCGCCGGTAAGGACCCTGTCTCACTACGCGTTGGGACGCCGATGACTCAGTTTCCGGCGACACGACTAtgtactcgcgttgtaaaaccTCACCGCTGGCGTTCATCACCAACAGGCAGGACCGAGATCTTTCTCCATTATATATACACGTCGTATAAATTTGTTATCTTAATCCCACGCGTTTCTGTCgcggtacttcaagcaggatcgtaggcttgctagaggatttaaaaaaataataatggaacATTTAAAAGTCGTTAGTCTCAAACAAACCGTACacagaacgtcaaataaagttacaaATCGCTAACGTACTGTAAATAATCATGTGAGAGCCAcgacaacgataacaagctgctTACATTTGTACACGACGTCGGCCGAGAGCTcgtgcagtattttttttctcgAGCCGAGAGTCGCCACAAAACATGACGTCATTCCATCGACGCTCCCTGGTttctgcagtgcattgtgggattttttagttCCAGTGCaatggaaggattttgcgattgataCAGCcctcaaaatggccgactccacGATCAgcgccctgactactgaactactggGAGCTGATCGAGACGTACAAAGTTAccgttgtgttttttgtctgaaatattattcagtaaatgaTATAAATCTTGCAGTTTAGCTTGCTGTGTTACCACAGTCTGCTGCCACCTTCAGGTGAAAGGAGGAATTGCGACGCATCGATCGTGCTGTACGTCCTAACAGAGAAGTCGCAGTCAGTTAACATCCGTCCACGGCCTGCATTTTGGTCCTGGGGCGGGATTTTGGACACTCCTGGTTTAGATGTAAGTAGTTTAGATGTAGTTAAGTTCTGAAAGTGAGCTCGATGTTTCTCATTCCTGTTACAGTGATCCGGATCCAAACTGCACTGATGCCGATATTCCCGTGGAAAAGTTACCAAGGTATGAAACAAGCTTAACATGGTTATAAACAAAATCTTTGTTTCTTTCAAACTGCTATACTGTATACTAACTATAGTAAACAGTATAGTAATTATCTAAAGTCTGACTGAATGCAATGTGAAATTCATTTGAGTGTTGAATAAATGCCACAtaaattgttaatattttttaaa contains:
- the LOC128610434 gene encoding NAD-dependent protein deacylase sirtuin-5, mitochondrial — translated: MLIRQLTRRLLLPQVDCGNRITVLRALSVEPQPKSDLSEFREVFSKAKHIAIITGAGVSAESGLPTFRAASGHWRKWKTQDLATPQAFSRNSSRVWEFYQYWRELALKAKPSAAHVAIAECEARLRQQGRTVVVITQNTDELHRRAGSKHILEVHGSLFRTRCLSCGDVDVNHHSPICTALEGKGDPDPNCTDADIPVEKLPRCDERGCDGLLRPDVIWFGETMDSHVLTKVEKELDACDLCLLVGTASVVFPAAMFAPQVASRGIPVAEFNIRPRSRMSRFTFYFQGPCAETVPVALAPHESELM